The Ananas comosus cultivar F153 unplaced genomic scaffold, ASM154086v1, whole genome shotgun sequence genome has a segment encoding these proteins:
- the LOC109705837 gene encoding uncharacterized protein LOC109705837, giving the protein MPTTRSGTAGAAEAAAAEEVETSVTSGSSELHELQDQLATLTELVTQQAAAARQQIDAARRQEDRMKRLEDLLLRQTTDREIPGSVPPDSVPIVPERGTTVRAQSPVPDTPPVAPRAETRQETVVPPPVPVAAVGTVLPEMVGVEERERMMERLNEFRRCNPRVFDGEKADHWVVEKWLMHMEKLFYDTFVEERYRVWFATHHLDGEAYRW; this is encoded by the coding sequence ATGCCTACGACTCGTTCTGGAACCGCCGGGGCGGCTGAGGCGGCCGCTGCGGAAGAGGTAGAGACTTCCGTCACGTCGGGGTCCAGTGAGCTtcatgagttgcaggatcagcttgcGACGTTGACAGAGTTGGTTACTCAGCAGGCCGCGGCAGCACGACAGCAGATAGACGCTGCGCGTcggcaggaggacaggatgaagaggttagaggatctaTTACTGCGGCAGACGACCGATAGAGAGATTCCAGGTTCTGTACCTCCGGATTCTGTACCTATAGTACCAGAGAGGGGCAccacagtgagagcacagtcaccggTACCCGatacacccccagtagctccgagggcagagacccgacaggagacagtagtaccaccaccagtacctgtagCAGCAGTTGGGACAGTGTTACccgagatggtgggggttgaggagcgagagcggatgatggaacgactgaatgaattccgtcgcTGCAACCCTCGTGTCTTTGATGGGGAGAAAGCAGATCATTGGGTGGTTGAAAAATGGttaatgcatatggagaaactattctatgacacttttgttgaggagcggtaccgagtttggtttgcgacacaccaccttgatggc
- the LOC109705840 gene encoding probable complex I intermediate-associated protein 30, whose product MNSRYIFCSTDNNGCQIIQFDGFIDLDAYDTIAMRLRGDGRCYISTIYTENWVNSPGQQEDNSWQAFILAPKDTWHIAKIPLDRYLPTWRGNVIDAKLEMNPSRIVGMSLSVNAEGGVPGARTGPGDFKLGIDWIKALRT is encoded by the exons ATGAATTCTAGATATATTTTCTGTTCCACTGACAATAATGGATGTCAAATCATCCAGTTTGATGGCTTTATTGACCTTGATGCGTACGATACTATAGCCATGAGGCTTAGAGGTGATGGAAGATGTTATATATCAACT ATATACACGGAGAACTGGGTTAATTCGCCCGGACAGCAGGAAGATAATTCATGGCAAGCTTTCATTCTCGCACCCAAGGATACATGGCATATCGCAAAG ATTCCTTTAGATCGATATTTGCCGACGTGGAGAGGAAACGTGATCGATGCCAAGTTAGAGATGAACCCATCCCGCATCGTCGGGATGTCTCTCTCCGTAAATGCAGAGGGTGGTGTTCCCGGTGCCAGGACCGGACCTGGAGACTTCAAACTAGGGATTGATTGGATTAAAGCTTTGAGAACTTAG
- the LOC109705839 gene encoding uncharacterized protein LOC109705839 isoform X1 yields the protein MGYLSETKVEEFESKYDDSEGIFEMAWSPFWSILPRPRFTFLTSFSFLDDDFESEWEVGWRRTPRISKKAVDAMPTVEIDRSINCPICLEEFAIGEEAKEMPCKHKFHRECIVPWLETHCSCPLCRFEMPADDLEDSNKSDGIDGDGVEVDGDSGRRESRRNVRFAFVRSLWSHGYGNSYWNGSDGGGGDDQVEGDDDNDNDGDSGRRESRRNARFAFFPSLWSHGYGNSYRSGSDGGGGDDRVEDNDDDDDDGVGGGDGRRIERVRKGGQGFVSYVPWRSPLFSWCRSNESFYPTRRSFSSTPRGHFSGKFSLDATKGFPCRIIPSVFQGMHSKKLGGFHELDEYNTLAMRTSGNERCYKLNMYNENWVNPSGKMGDSLWRDSAFATKETDQSSSF from the exons ATGGGTTACTTGTCGGAAACTAAAGTCGAAGAATTCGAAAGCAAATACGACGATTCGGAAGGCATCTTCGAGATGGCATGGAGTCCTTTCTGGAGCATCCTCCCTCGCCCAAGATTTACCTTCCTAACAAGTTTCTCATTTCTGGATGATGATTTCGAAAGTGAGTGGGAGGTAGGTTGGCGCAGAACGCCGCGAATCAGTAAAAAGGCGGTTGATGCGATGCCAACGGTCGAGATCGATCGGTCGATCAACTGCCCGATATGCCTAGAAGAGTTTGCGATCGGCGAGGAGGCCAAGGAGATGCCTTGTAAGCATAAGTTCCACAGGGAGTGTATCGTGCCGTGGCTCGAGACGCATTGTTCTTGCCCTCTTTGTCGGTTTGAGATGCCTGCAGATGACCTGGAGGATTCGAACAAAAGCGATGGCATTGACGGTGATGGAGTCGAAGTCGACGGTGATAGTGGCAGAAGAGAGAGCAGACGTAATGTGAGGTTTGCATTCGTCCGCTCATTGTGGTCTCATGGCTACGGAAACTCTTACTGGAACGGAAGTGACGGCGGTGGTGGTGATGATCAAGTGGAAGGTGACGATGATAACGATAATGACGGTGATAGTGGTAGAAGAGAGAGCAGACGTAATGCGAGGTTTGCATTCTTCCCCTCGTTGTGGTCTCATGGCTACGGAAACTCTTACCGGAGTGGAAGTGACGGCGGCGGTGGTGATGATAGAGTGGAAGACAacgatgatgacgatgatgacgGTGTCGGTGGTGGTGATGGCAGAAGAATAGAGAGAGTACGCAAGGGGGGGCAAGGATTCGTGTCGTACGTCCCCTGGCGTTCTCCTCTTTTCTCGTGGTGTCGAAGCAACGAGAGCTTTTATCCGACAAGACGATCTTTTTCGTCTACTCCTCGAG GGCATTTTTCAGGCAAGTTTTCCTTGGATGCAACAAAGGGCTTTCCATGCAGAATTATTCCTAGTGTTTTCCAAGGAATGCACTCAAAGAAG CTTGGTGGCTTCCATGAGCTTGATGAATATAACACACTGGCCATGAGGACTAGTGGAAATGAAAGATGCTACAAATTAAAT ATGTACAATGAGAATTGGGTTAATCCATCTGGAAAGATGGGAGATAGTTTGTGGCGAGATTCTGCGTTCGCAACAAAGGAAACTGATCAAAGTTCTAGTTTCTGA
- the LOC109705839 gene encoding uncharacterized protein LOC109705839 isoform X2 codes for MGYLSETKVEEFESKYDDSEGIFEMAWSPFWSILPRPRFTFLTSFSFLDDDFESEWEVGWRRTPRISKKAVDAMPTVEIDRSINCPICLEEFAIGEEAKEMPCKHKFHRECIVPWLETHCSCPLCRFEMPADDLEDSNKSDGIDGDGVEVDGDSGRRESRRNVRFAFVRSLWSHGYGNSYWNGSDGGGGDDQVEGDDDNDNDGDSGRRESRRNARFAFFPSLWSHGYGNSYRSGSDGGGGDDRVEDNDDDDDDGVGGGDGRRIERVRKGGQGFVSYVPWRSPLFSWCRSNESFYPTRRSFSSTPRGKFSLDATKGFPCRIIPSVFQGMHSKKLGGFHELDEYNTLAMRTSGNERCYKLNMYNENWVNPSGKMGDSLWRDSAFATKETDQSSSF; via the exons ATGGGTTACTTGTCGGAAACTAAAGTCGAAGAATTCGAAAGCAAATACGACGATTCGGAAGGCATCTTCGAGATGGCATGGAGTCCTTTCTGGAGCATCCTCCCTCGCCCAAGATTTACCTTCCTAACAAGTTTCTCATTTCTGGATGATGATTTCGAAAGTGAGTGGGAGGTAGGTTGGCGCAGAACGCCGCGAATCAGTAAAAAGGCGGTTGATGCGATGCCAACGGTCGAGATCGATCGGTCGATCAACTGCCCGATATGCCTAGAAGAGTTTGCGATCGGCGAGGAGGCCAAGGAGATGCCTTGTAAGCATAAGTTCCACAGGGAGTGTATCGTGCCGTGGCTCGAGACGCATTGTTCTTGCCCTCTTTGTCGGTTTGAGATGCCTGCAGATGACCTGGAGGATTCGAACAAAAGCGATGGCATTGACGGTGATGGAGTCGAAGTCGACGGTGATAGTGGCAGAAGAGAGAGCAGACGTAATGTGAGGTTTGCATTCGTCCGCTCATTGTGGTCTCATGGCTACGGAAACTCTTACTGGAACGGAAGTGACGGCGGTGGTGGTGATGATCAAGTGGAAGGTGACGATGATAACGATAATGACGGTGATAGTGGTAGAAGAGAGAGCAGACGTAATGCGAGGTTTGCATTCTTCCCCTCGTTGTGGTCTCATGGCTACGGAAACTCTTACCGGAGTGGAAGTGACGGCGGCGGTGGTGATGATAGAGTGGAAGACAacgatgatgacgatgatgacgGTGTCGGTGGTGGTGATGGCAGAAGAATAGAGAGAGTACGCAAGGGGGGGCAAGGATTCGTGTCGTACGTCCCCTGGCGTTCTCCTCTTTTCTCGTGGTGTCGAAGCAACGAGAGCTTTTATCCGACAAGACGATCTTTTTCGTCTACTCCTCGAG GCAAGTTTTCCTTGGATGCAACAAAGGGCTTTCCATGCAGAATTATTCCTAGTGTTTTCCAAGGAATGCACTCAAAGAAG CTTGGTGGCTTCCATGAGCTTGATGAATATAACACACTGGCCATGAGGACTAGTGGAAATGAAAGATGCTACAAATTAAAT ATGTACAATGAGAATTGGGTTAATCCATCTGGAAAGATGGGAGATAGTTTGTGGCGAGATTCTGCGTTCGCAACAAAGGAAACTGATCAAAGTTCTAGTTTCTGA
- the LOC109705839 gene encoding uncharacterized protein LOC109705839 isoform X3, whose product MGYLSETKVEEFESKYDDSEGIFEMAWSPFWSILPRPRFTFLTSFSFLDDDFESEWEVGWRRTPRISKKAVDAMPTVEIDRSINCPICLEEFAIGEEAKEMPCKHKFHRECIVPWLETHCSCPLCRFEMPADDLEDSNKSDGIDGDGVEVDGDSGRRESRRNVRFAFVRSLWSHGYGNSYWNGSDGGGGDDQVEGDDDNDNDGDSGRRESRRNARFAFFPSLWSHGYGNSYRSGSDGGGGDDRVEDNDDDDDDGVGGGDGRRIERVRKGGQGFVSYVPWRSPLFSWCRSNESFYPTRRSFSSTPRGHFSGKFSLDATKGFPCRIIPSVFQGMHSKKLGGFHELDEYNTLAMRTSGNERCYKLNFDRC is encoded by the exons ATGGGTTACTTGTCGGAAACTAAAGTCGAAGAATTCGAAAGCAAATACGACGATTCGGAAGGCATCTTCGAGATGGCATGGAGTCCTTTCTGGAGCATCCTCCCTCGCCCAAGATTTACCTTCCTAACAAGTTTCTCATTTCTGGATGATGATTTCGAAAGTGAGTGGGAGGTAGGTTGGCGCAGAACGCCGCGAATCAGTAAAAAGGCGGTTGATGCGATGCCAACGGTCGAGATCGATCGGTCGATCAACTGCCCGATATGCCTAGAAGAGTTTGCGATCGGCGAGGAGGCCAAGGAGATGCCTTGTAAGCATAAGTTCCACAGGGAGTGTATCGTGCCGTGGCTCGAGACGCATTGTTCTTGCCCTCTTTGTCGGTTTGAGATGCCTGCAGATGACCTGGAGGATTCGAACAAAAGCGATGGCATTGACGGTGATGGAGTCGAAGTCGACGGTGATAGTGGCAGAAGAGAGAGCAGACGTAATGTGAGGTTTGCATTCGTCCGCTCATTGTGGTCTCATGGCTACGGAAACTCTTACTGGAACGGAAGTGACGGCGGTGGTGGTGATGATCAAGTGGAAGGTGACGATGATAACGATAATGACGGTGATAGTGGTAGAAGAGAGAGCAGACGTAATGCGAGGTTTGCATTCTTCCCCTCGTTGTGGTCTCATGGCTACGGAAACTCTTACCGGAGTGGAAGTGACGGCGGCGGTGGTGATGATAGAGTGGAAGACAacgatgatgacgatgatgacgGTGTCGGTGGTGGTGATGGCAGAAGAATAGAGAGAGTACGCAAGGGGGGGCAAGGATTCGTGTCGTACGTCCCCTGGCGTTCTCCTCTTTTCTCGTGGTGTCGAAGCAACGAGAGCTTTTATCCGACAAGACGATCTTTTTCGTCTACTCCTCGAG GGCATTTTTCAGGCAAGTTTTCCTTGGATGCAACAAAGGGCTTTCCATGCAGAATTATTCCTAGTGTTTTCCAAGGAATGCACTCAAAGAAG CTTGGTGGCTTCCATGAGCTTGATGAATATAACACACTGGCCATGAGGACTAGTGGAAATGAAAGATGCTACAAATTAAAT TTTGATAGATGTTAG